The Actinomadura sp. WMMB 499 genome includes a window with the following:
- a CDS encoding acyl-CoA dehydrogenase family protein: MDFELSPKAREYRDRLQEFMDERVYPAEPVYAAWRAANDPHALPPVVEELKAEARERGLWNLFLPDISGLSNVEYATLAELTGRSPDLAPEAVNCAAPDTGNMELLHMFGTEQQKRDWLEPLLNGEIRSAFAMTEPAVASSDATNITTSIVRDGDEYVINGHKWFITGAADERCKIFVVMGKTDPDGAPHRQQSQILVPRDTEGVRVLRHLPVFGNQDQHGHSEILFEDVRVPASNLLAEEGDGFMIAQARLGPGRIHHCMRALGMAERALELMCRRALDRVAFGAPLAKQGVVRQQIAESRMAIEQARLLTLKTAWLIDRAGAKGARSEIAAIKVVVPRIAHEVVDRAIQVHGGAGVSDDTPLASMYTWLRAMRIFDGPDEVHVRTVAGQELRRYG, from the coding sequence ATGGACTTCGAACTCAGCCCGAAGGCCCGGGAGTACCGGGACAGACTCCAGGAGTTCATGGACGAGCGGGTCTATCCGGCCGAGCCCGTCTACGCCGCGTGGCGCGCGGCCAACGATCCGCACGCGCTGCCGCCCGTGGTCGAGGAACTGAAGGCCGAGGCGCGGGAGCGGGGGTTGTGGAACCTGTTCCTGCCCGACATCTCGGGCCTGTCGAACGTCGAGTACGCGACGCTGGCGGAGTTGACGGGGCGGTCCCCCGATCTCGCGCCGGAGGCCGTGAACTGCGCGGCGCCGGACACCGGGAACATGGAGCTCCTGCACATGTTCGGGACCGAGCAGCAGAAGCGGGACTGGCTCGAGCCGCTGCTGAACGGCGAGATCCGCAGCGCGTTCGCGATGACCGAGCCCGCGGTGGCCTCGTCGGACGCCACGAACATCACGACGTCGATCGTCCGGGACGGCGACGAGTACGTCATCAACGGCCACAAGTGGTTCATCACCGGCGCGGCGGACGAGCGCTGCAAGATCTTCGTGGTGATGGGCAAGACGGATCCGGACGGGGCGCCGCACCGGCAGCAGTCGCAGATCCTCGTGCCGCGGGACACGGAGGGCGTGCGGGTGCTGCGGCACCTGCCGGTGTTCGGCAACCAGGACCAGCACGGCCACTCGGAGATCCTGTTCGAGGACGTGCGGGTGCCCGCGTCGAACCTGCTCGCGGAGGAGGGCGACGGGTTCATGATCGCGCAGGCGCGGCTGGGCCCCGGACGGATCCACCACTGCATGCGCGCGCTCGGGATGGCGGAGCGGGCGCTGGAGCTGATGTGCCGGCGCGCGCTCGACCGGGTGGCGTTCGGCGCCCCGCTCGCGAAGCAGGGGGTCGTGCGGCAGCAGATCGCGGAGTCGCGGATGGCGATCGAGCAGGCGCGGCTGCTGACGCTGAAGACCGCGTGGCTGATCGACCGGGCGGGGGCCAAGGGCGCCCGGTCGGAGATCGCGGCGATCAAGGTCGTGGTGCCGCGGATCGCGCACGAGGTCGTCGACCGCGCGATCCAGGTGCACGGCGGCGCCGGGGTCTCCGACGACACGCCGCTGGCGAGCATGTACACGTGGCTGCGCGCCATGCGGATCTTCGACGGTCCGGACGAGGTGCACGTCCGGACCGTCGCCGGGCAGGAACTCCGCCGGTACGGCTGA
- a CDS encoding HAD family hydrolase, with the protein MSTLNRLVLWNIDHTLVDVGRITREAYAEAFQATVGRSLLRLAPTPGRTESEIVFETLAFNDVVTTDDHLPPFIDALTRAFAARRAGLREHGRVLAGAREAVDALARTPGVVQSVLTGSVRANAVLKVTELELAGYLDLDAGGYEDGVYSKAALLELARSRAGDRHGVAFPERATVYIADSPRDVQAARIAGSPIIAVATGSATEAELRAAGADAVLPTLADTAAVMNAVGALTGS; encoded by the coding sequence ATGTCGACGCTGAACCGGCTGGTGCTGTGGAACATCGATCACACGCTGGTCGACGTCGGGCGGATCACCCGCGAGGCCTACGCCGAGGCGTTCCAGGCGACCGTCGGACGCTCGCTGCTGCGGCTCGCGCCCACCCCGGGGCGGACCGAGTCCGAGATCGTGTTCGAGACGCTCGCGTTCAACGACGTCGTCACCACCGACGACCATCTGCCGCCCTTCATCGACGCGCTGACCCGGGCGTTCGCGGCCCGGCGAGCCGGGCTGCGAGAGCACGGCCGGGTGCTGGCCGGGGCCCGGGAAGCCGTGGACGCCCTCGCGCGGACGCCCGGCGTCGTGCAGTCCGTCCTCACGGGGTCCGTCAGGGCGAACGCGGTGCTGAAGGTCACCGAGCTCGAGCTCGCCGGGTACCTCGACCTGGACGCCGGCGGCTACGAGGACGGCGTCTACAGCAAGGCCGCCCTCCTCGAACTCGCGCGGTCCCGCGCGGGCGACCGGCACGGCGTCGCGTTCCCGGAGCGCGCCACCGTGTACATCGCGGACTCTCCCCGCGACGTGCAGGCCGCGCGCATCGCGGGCTCGCCGATCATCGCCGTCGCGACCGGCAGCGCCACCGAGGCGGAGCTGCGCGCGGCGGGCGCCGACGCCGTCCTGCCCACGCTCGCCGACACCGCCGCCGTCATGAACGCCGTGGGAGCTTTGACTGGTTCCTGA
- a CDS encoding N-acetylmuramic acid 6-phosphate etherase yields the protein MIDCELPTEGRNPRTLDVDTLPTMEVLRLINSEDATVPMVVASVLPEVARLVDLAVGSLRAGGRVHYFGAGTSGRLAVIDAAELPPTFGIWGRVVAHHAGGPGALSQAISDVEDDAELGNRDARDVRPGDIAIGIAASGRTPYVVGALRAAAAVGARTALISCNPHTPYGDEVEVHIGLATGPEVISGSTRMKAGTATKLVLNSFSTTLMIRMGRTYSNLMISVNALNAKLRARLVRILTEATGMDARTCENALADAGGNTRVALVSLLGEVPAARATLVLEETDGGVREALQRLRSA from the coding sequence GTGATCGATTGCGAGCTCCCCACGGAGGGGCGGAACCCCCGGACCCTCGACGTCGACACGCTGCCGACCATGGAGGTGCTACGCCTGATCAACTCCGAGGACGCGACGGTGCCGATGGTCGTGGCGTCCGTCCTGCCCGAGGTCGCCCGGCTGGTCGACCTCGCCGTCGGCTCGCTGCGCGCGGGCGGGCGCGTCCACTACTTCGGCGCCGGCACCTCGGGACGGCTCGCGGTGATCGACGCCGCCGAGCTGCCCCCCACGTTCGGCATCTGGGGTCGCGTGGTCGCCCACCACGCGGGCGGGCCCGGGGCGCTGTCCCAGGCCATCTCCGACGTGGAGGACGACGCCGAACTCGGCAACCGGGACGCCCGCGACGTGCGTCCCGGCGACATCGCCATCGGGATCGCCGCGAGCGGCCGCACCCCCTACGTGGTCGGCGCGCTGCGCGCGGCCGCCGCCGTCGGGGCCCGCACCGCGCTGATCAGCTGCAACCCGCACACCCCCTACGGCGACGAGGTCGAGGTGCACATCGGGCTCGCCACCGGGCCCGAGGTGATCAGCGGCTCCACCCGGATGAAGGCGGGCACCGCGACCAAGCTGGTGCTCAACAGCTTCTCCACCACGCTCATGATCAGGATGGGGCGCACCTACTCCAACCTGATGATCAGCGTGAACGCGCTGAACGCCAAGCTGCGCGCCCGCCTGGTGCGCATCCTCACCGAGGCCACCGGAATGGACGCCCGGACGTGCGAGAACGCGCTGGCCGACGCGGGCGGCAACACCCGGGTGGCACTCGTCTCCCTGCTCGGCGAGGTGCCCGCCGCACGCGCCACGCTCGTCCTCGAGGAGACCGACGGCGGCGTCCGGGAGGCGCTGCAACGACTGAGATCCGCCTGA
- the pruA gene encoding L-glutamate gamma-semialdehyde dehydrogenase translates to MDAVTTVPVPVNEPVKGHAPGSPERVALEARIKELGGTETELPMTIGGERRMGAGEPIAVVEPHDHGHVLGRMGDAAEADVAEAVAAAREAAPGWRAMSFDDRAAIFLRAADLLAGPWRSTLNAATILGQSKSVQQAEIDAACELIDFWRFNVAYARQIHEMQPISSPGVWNRMEYRPLEGFVLAITPFNFSAIAGNLPTAPVLMGNVVVWKPSPTQQLAAHFTMRLLEAAGLPPGVVNMVTGNGRAVSDVALRQPDLAGLHFTGSVRTFQGLWRTIGENIAGYRGYPRIVGETGGKDFVVAHPSADPAVLKTALVRGAFEYQGQKCSAASRAYVPRSVWDRMRDGFCAETESLTMGDVGADLSTFMGAVIDDRAFAKHRAAIERARAIDSMKIIVGGELDDSRGYFVRPTVLESADPTDEIFTTEYFGPILGVHVYDDADYDRVLRQMEGVSEYGLTGAIVAEDRAAIAAATEALRFAAGNFYINDKPTGSIVGQQPFGGARASGTNDKAGSVFNLTRWTSARVIKESFVPPTDHRYPHMGP, encoded by the coding sequence ATGGACGCCGTCACCACCGTCCCCGTCCCGGTGAACGAGCCGGTCAAAGGGCACGCCCCGGGCAGCCCCGAACGGGTCGCCCTGGAAGCCAGGATCAAGGAGCTCGGCGGGACGGAGACCGAGCTGCCGATGACGATCGGGGGCGAGCGGCGGATGGGGGCGGGGGAGCCCATCGCCGTCGTGGAACCGCACGATCACGGGCACGTCCTCGGGCGGATGGGGGACGCCGCGGAGGCCGATGTGGCCGAGGCGGTCGCGGCGGCGCGGGAGGCCGCGCCCGGGTGGCGCGCCATGTCGTTCGACGATCGGGCGGCGATCTTCCTGCGGGCGGCCGACCTGCTGGCCGGCCCGTGGCGGTCGACGCTGAACGCGGCGACGATCCTCGGGCAGTCCAAGTCGGTCCAGCAGGCCGAGATCGACGCGGCGTGCGAGCTGATCGACTTCTGGCGGTTCAACGTCGCCTACGCCCGCCAGATCCACGAGATGCAGCCGATCTCGTCGCCGGGCGTGTGGAACCGGATGGAGTACCGGCCGCTGGAGGGGTTCGTCCTGGCCATCACCCCGTTCAACTTCTCCGCGATCGCGGGGAACCTGCCCACGGCGCCGGTGCTGATGGGGAACGTCGTCGTCTGGAAACCGTCGCCGACGCAGCAGCTCGCGGCGCACTTCACCATGCGGCTGCTCGAGGCGGCGGGGCTGCCGCCCGGAGTCGTCAACATGGTGACCGGGAACGGGCGGGCGGTGTCGGACGTGGCGCTGCGGCAGCCCGATCTGGCGGGGCTGCACTTCACCGGGTCCGTCCGGACGTTCCAGGGGCTCTGGCGGACGATCGGCGAGAACATCGCCGGGTACCGGGGATATCCGCGGATCGTCGGCGAGACCGGAGGCAAGGACTTCGTGGTCGCGCATCCCTCGGCCGATCCGGCGGTGCTCAAGACCGCGCTGGTGCGGGGCGCGTTCGAGTACCAGGGGCAGAAGTGCTCGGCGGCCTCCCGGGCGTACGTGCCGCGGTCGGTCTGGGACCGGATGCGCGACGGGTTCTGCGCCGAGACCGAGTCGCTGACGATGGGCGACGTGGGCGCGGACCTGTCGACGTTCATGGGCGCGGTCATCGACGACCGGGCGTTCGCGAAGCACCGTGCGGCGATCGAACGGGCCCGCGCGATCGACTCGATGAAGATCATCGTCGGGGGCGAACTGGACGACTCGCGCGGCTACTTCGTGCGTCCCACGGTGCTGGAGTCGGCCGATCCGACCGACGAGATCTTCACGACCGAGTACTTCGGTCCGATCCTCGGTGTGCACGTCTACGACGACGCCGACTACGACCGCGTGCTGCGGCAGATGGAGGGCGTCTCGGAGTACGGGCTCACCGGCGCGATCGTGGCCGAGGACCGGGCGGCGATCGCCGCCGCCACCGAGGCGCTCCGGTTCGCCGCCGGGAACTTCTACATCAACGACAAGCCGACCGGGTCGATCGTCGGGCAGCAGCCCTTCGGCGGCGCGCGGGCGAGCGGGACCAACGACAAGGCCGGGTCCGTCTTCAACCTGACCCGGTGGACCAGCGCGCGTGTCATCAAGGAGTCGTTCGTCCCGCCGACGGACCACCGTTACCCGCACATGGGGCCCTGA
- a CDS encoding acetoacetate--CoA ligase → MSGEHTVAEGAPLWEPSERVVANARVTHFVHWLWDRGVLTETYDDLWRWSVTEVDAFWDAIWTYFDVVGERGDGPVRTGGPMPVDGLRWFPGTTLNYAANALRRAGETPDDTAVIFRSEAGGHRVLSYRELALHVAEVRAGLADLGVGKGDRVAAYIPNIPEALICFLATASLGAIWSSCSPDFGSSSVIDRFAQIEPKVLIAVDGYAYNGRTFDRRDTVREIEAELPTLAATVLVPYLDPAATPDGLRAGVHYADLPRSGHDTLEFEPVPFDHPLWVVYSSGTTGLPKPIVHGHGGVVLEHLKALSFHQDVGSGDVFFWYTTTGWMMWNYLMGGLLVGSTIVMYDGAPLDLWKLAAENGVTYMGVGAPYITASAKEGRRPGEELDLSALRGIGSTGSPLPPEGFGWVYDAVARDILLGSFSGGTDLCTGFVGPSPLLPLRAGVIQCRGLGAKVEAYGDKGDPVIDEVGELVITEPMPSMPVFFWNDENDARYRDSYFDMYPGVWRHGDWLKILPDGGCVIYGRSDSTLNRGGVRMGTSDFYRVVEAFDEITDSLVIDTGRLGQEGRLLLYVQLAPDAALDDDLLNRLKRELRSALSPRHVPDEVHAVPGIPRTLSGKKLEVPVRKILQGTPVEQAANRDSMANPEVLSHFTS, encoded by the coding sequence ATGTCGGGTGAGCACACCGTCGCCGAGGGCGCGCCGCTCTGGGAACCGTCCGAGCGGGTCGTCGCGAACGCGCGGGTGACGCACTTCGTCCACTGGCTGTGGGACCGGGGCGTCCTCACCGAGACCTACGACGACCTGTGGCGCTGGTCGGTCACCGAGGTCGACGCCTTCTGGGACGCGATCTGGACGTACTTCGACGTCGTCGGGGAGCGCGGCGACGGGCCCGTCCGCACCGGCGGCCCGATGCCCGTGGACGGCCTGCGCTGGTTCCCCGGCACGACGCTGAACTACGCCGCCAACGCCCTCCGCCGCGCCGGGGAGACCCCGGACGACACCGCGGTGATCTTCCGGTCGGAGGCGGGCGGGCACCGCGTCCTGTCCTACCGCGAGCTGGCGCTGCACGTCGCCGAGGTCCGCGCGGGCCTCGCCGACCTCGGCGTCGGCAAGGGAGACCGGGTCGCCGCCTACATCCCGAACATCCCCGAGGCGCTGATCTGCTTCCTCGCCACGGCCTCGCTCGGCGCGATCTGGTCGTCGTGCTCGCCGGACTTCGGATCGTCCTCCGTCATCGACCGGTTCGCGCAGATCGAGCCGAAGGTCCTCATCGCCGTCGACGGCTACGCCTACAACGGCAGGACGTTCGACCGCCGCGACACCGTCCGCGAGATCGAGGCCGAGCTCCCCACGCTCGCCGCGACCGTGCTCGTCCCCTACCTCGACCCGGCCGCGACGCCCGACGGCCTCCGCGCCGGCGTCCACTACGCGGACCTGCCGCGGTCCGGCCACGACACCCTCGAGTTCGAACCCGTCCCGTTCGACCACCCCCTCTGGGTCGTCTACTCGTCCGGGACGACCGGGCTGCCGAAGCCGATCGTGCACGGGCACGGCGGCGTCGTCCTCGAGCACCTCAAGGCGCTGTCGTTCCACCAGGACGTCGGGTCCGGCGACGTGTTCTTCTGGTACACGACGACCGGCTGGATGATGTGGAACTACCTGATGGGCGGTCTCCTCGTCGGGTCCACCATCGTCATGTACGACGGCGCCCCCCTCGACCTGTGGAAACTCGCCGCCGAAAACGGCGTCACCTATATGGGCGTCGGTGCCCCGTACATCACCGCGTCCGCGAAGGAGGGACGCCGTCCCGGCGAGGAACTCGACCTGTCGGCGCTGCGCGGCATCGGGTCCACCGGCTCGCCGCTCCCGCCCGAGGGCTTCGGCTGGGTCTACGACGCCGTGGCCCGCGACATCCTCCTCGGCTCGTTCTCCGGCGGCACCGACCTGTGCACCGGCTTCGTCGGCCCGTCCCCCCTGCTGCCGCTGCGCGCCGGGGTGATCCAGTGCCGCGGGCTCGGCGCCAAGGTCGAGGCCTACGGCGACAAGGGCGACCCCGTGATCGACGAGGTCGGCGAGCTCGTCATCACCGAGCCCATGCCGTCGATGCCGGTCTTCTTCTGGAACGACGAGAACGACGCCCGCTACCGCGACTCGTACTTCGACATGTACCCGGGCGTCTGGCGGCACGGCGACTGGCTCAAGATCCTCCCGGACGGCGGCTGCGTTATCTACGGCCGCTCCGACTCGACCCTCAACCGCGGCGGCGTCCGCATGGGCACGTCCGACTTCTACCGCGTGGTCGAGGCGTTCGACGAGATCACCGACAGCCTCGTCATCGACACCGGCCGGCTCGGCCAGGAGGGCCGGCTGCTCCTCTACGTCCAGCTCGCCCCGGACGCGGCCCTCGACGACGACCTGCTGAACCGGCTCAAGCGCGAACTCCGTTCGGCGCTCTCGCCCCGGCACGTCCCGGACGAGGTCCACGCCGTCCCCGGGATCCCCCGCACCCTCTCGGGCAAGAAGCTGGAGGTGCCGGTCCGCAAGATCCTGCAGGGCACCCCCGTCGAGCAGGCCGCCAACCGCGACTCCATGGCCAATCCGGAGGTCCTGTCCCACTTCACGAGCTGA
- a CDS encoding HAD family phosphatase: protein MTVKAVITDWGGVLTSPLNDAIATWLAADRIDADRYRTVMRAWVKQAYDGGGPNPIHGLEDGTLAPAEFERLLAAELLTVEGEPVAAAGLIARMFGAFSPVEPMYEALRAARTLGTRTALLSNSWGNEYPRDLFADLFDAVVISCEVGMRKPDERIFRHALDLLELDAAECVFIDDIEHNIKAAETIGIHGILHTAPDTTIAELRSLNLLP from the coding sequence GTGACCGTCAAAGCCGTAATCACCGACTGGGGAGGCGTCCTCACCTCCCCGCTGAACGACGCGATCGCCACCTGGCTCGCCGCCGACCGCATCGACGCCGACCGCTACCGCACGGTGATGCGCGCGTGGGTCAAGCAGGCCTACGACGGCGGCGGCCCCAACCCGATCCACGGGCTGGAGGACGGCACCCTCGCCCCCGCGGAGTTCGAGCGCCTGCTCGCCGCCGAACTGCTGACCGTCGAGGGCGAACCGGTCGCCGCCGCCGGACTGATCGCCCGCATGTTCGGCGCGTTCTCCCCGGTCGAACCCATGTACGAGGCGCTGCGCGCCGCCCGCACCCTCGGCACGCGCACCGCCCTCCTGTCGAACTCCTGGGGCAACGAGTACCCCCGCGACCTGTTCGCCGACCTGTTCGACGCCGTCGTGATCTCCTGCGAGGTCGGCATGCGCAAGCCCGACGAGCGCATCTTCCGGCACGCCCTCGACCTCCTCGAACTCGACGCCGCCGAGTGCGTCTTCATCGACGACATCGAGCACAACATCAAGGCCGCCGAGACGATCGGCATCCACGGCATCCTGCACACCGCGCCCGACACCACCATCGCCGAACTGCGATCCCTGAACCTCCTCCCGTAA
- a CDS encoding DUF4132 domain-containing protein, with the protein MESSDADENVLVLPEAWRQALLPRRGGRTPVLPPALRPGAIETVRAAVAASRPAIDAVLAHEESDVGLAESARAYLRGEADVSGAAAIAALEADVRERPRYRSVGRLNRDDVFRDADADWADFLIAEHGLAFAARVFAEIDGVRTVWSGWDERPDRPRSVDRDGWSGGQAPWAEGPAGQRMRALLAAAGDADHAAVVTGLAGHRREPLQRLVVSYLVPSQRDWVQECCRELPSYPLPATSAPELLWCVLGDEDQVKAAGNWASFGDWSRNPRVIYTAIDGAGAAVAPCLRWALDDETDPEVRRLLVGALAVIPTDDAFRYLATRLRHRNVLPALLEMIERFPLRAYRILAELTAGTSERARMAAGLLDAHHCARSAAPVDVGDAVTATIEAVRAARVREASASETPRALRKAGPATTMNRALAAMLPQVLLKDGQRALPAEATVQLVEALTKATPRRRPAARVQEALDALEPRSLFEFGWTLLGTWRTSGDTDRAGWALAQLGWTGGDEAARRLGAMARSWTGQDGIRLPLDALDVLAGANTDIALIQLHLVASKAKPKRLKNRAGTLLRKAAAARGLTGEQLADRLVPDFGLDAAGSMTLDYGRRRFVVGFDERLVPHVSDEAGKPRKTLPKPGVKDDPELAPAAYAAFAGLKKDVRTVAPEQIRRMERAMCEQRRWTGEEFRELFAGHPLVWHIVKRLVWIHEEGGKATAFRPAEDRTFADENDDVLTLPETGDVRIAHPLHLNDLGRWTEVFGDYEIVQPFPQLGRPVDALTDAERAANRLDRVRGVTVRTGMVLGLERRGWRRGQAKDAGVQEEMVWTVPDGLSITLDAQPGFPVMTPGEWPEQTLGSVWTDSGVRFGDLDEVTASELLLVLNELKADAR; encoded by the coding sequence ATGGAAAGCAGCGACGCCGACGAGAATGTTCTGGTCCTGCCCGAGGCGTGGCGGCAGGCGCTGCTGCCTCGGCGCGGCGGCCGTACGCCCGTCCTCCCGCCCGCCCTGCGGCCCGGCGCGATCGAGACGGTCCGCGCCGCCGTGGCGGCCTCGCGGCCCGCCATCGACGCGGTGCTCGCCCACGAGGAGAGCGACGTCGGGCTTGCCGAGTCGGCCCGCGCCTACCTGCGCGGGGAGGCCGACGTTTCGGGGGCCGCGGCGATCGCGGCACTGGAGGCGGACGTCCGGGAGAGGCCGCGATACAGATCCGTGGGGCGCCTGAACCGAGACGATGTCTTCCGCGACGCGGATGCGGATTGGGCGGACTTCCTGATCGCCGAGCACGGCCTCGCCTTCGCCGCCCGGGTGTTCGCGGAGATCGACGGAGTACGGACGGTCTGGAGCGGGTGGGACGAACGGCCGGACCGGCCCCGGTCGGTGGATCGCGACGGCTGGTCCGGCGGCCAGGCGCCGTGGGCGGAGGGTCCGGCCGGGCAGCGGATGCGGGCGTTGCTGGCCGCGGCCGGGGACGCCGACCACGCCGCGGTCGTCACGGGGCTGGCGGGCCATCGCCGTGAGCCGTTGCAGCGACTGGTGGTGTCCTACCTGGTTCCGTCCCAGCGGGACTGGGTGCAGGAGTGCTGCCGGGAACTGCCGTCGTATCCCCTACCGGCGACGTCCGCGCCCGAACTGCTCTGGTGCGTTCTCGGAGACGAAGACCAGGTCAAGGCGGCCGGCAATTGGGCCTCGTTCGGGGACTGGTCCCGGAACCCGCGCGTGATCTACACCGCGATCGACGGAGCGGGCGCGGCCGTGGCCCCCTGCCTGAGGTGGGCCCTCGACGACGAGACCGACCCCGAGGTGCGTCGGCTGCTCGTCGGCGCGCTGGCCGTGATCCCGACCGACGACGCGTTCCGGTACCTGGCCACGCGGCTCCGGCACCGGAACGTGCTGCCCGCCCTGCTCGAGATGATCGAGCGCTTCCCCCTGCGGGCGTACCGGATCCTGGCGGAGCTGACCGCCGGAACCTCGGAACGGGCGCGCATGGCGGCCGGTCTGCTGGATGCGCATCACTGCGCGCGGTCCGCGGCGCCGGTCGACGTCGGGGACGCGGTGACGGCGACGATCGAGGCCGTCCGCGCGGCCCGGGTGCGGGAGGCTTCCGCGAGCGAGACGCCCAGGGCACTGCGCAAGGCGGGGCCGGCCACGACGATGAACCGGGCACTGGCGGCGATGCTGCCGCAGGTCCTGCTCAAGGACGGGCAACGGGCGCTGCCCGCGGAGGCGACCGTTCAACTGGTCGAAGCGCTGACCAAGGCGACTCCGCGCCGCAGGCCCGCCGCGCGCGTCCAGGAGGCGCTGGACGCCCTGGAGCCGCGATCGCTGTTCGAGTTCGGGTGGACGCTGCTGGGGACGTGGCGTACGTCCGGGGACACCGACCGGGCCGGCTGGGCGCTCGCACAGCTCGGCTGGACCGGCGGTGACGAGGCCGCGCGGCGGCTGGGCGCGATGGCGCGCTCCTGGACCGGGCAGGACGGCATCCGGCTTCCGCTGGACGCGCTGGACGTACTGGCGGGCGCGAACACCGATATCGCGCTCATCCAGCTGCACCTGGTCGCGAGCAAGGCCAAGCCCAAGCGGCTCAAGAACCGGGCGGGCACGCTCCTGCGCAAGGCCGCGGCGGCACGCGGTCTCACCGGGGAGCAACTCGCCGACCGGCTGGTGCCCGACTTCGGACTGGACGCCGCCGGGAGCATGACGCTGGACTACGGGCGCCGCCGCTTCGTGGTGGGCTTCGACGAGCGCCTCGTACCGCACGTGTCCGACGAGGCGGGCAAGCCGCGCAAGACGCTGCCCAAGCCGGGCGTCAAGGACGACCCGGAGCTGGCGCCCGCCGCGTACGCCGCCTTCGCCGGGCTCAAGAAGGACGTGCGGACGGTCGCCCCGGAGCAGATCCGCCGGATGGAGCGGGCGATGTGTGAGCAGCGGCGGTGGACGGGCGAGGAGTTCCGCGAGCTGTTCGCCGGGCACCCGCTGGTCTGGCACATCGTGAAGCGGTTGGTGTGGATCCACGAGGAAGGCGGCAAGGCCACCGCGTTCCGGCCGGCCGAGGACCGCACGTTCGCCGACGAGAACGACGACGTCCTGACACTGCCCGAAACCGGCGACGTCCGGATCGCGCATCCCCTGCACCTGAACGATCTAGGCAGGTGGACCGAGGTGTTCGGCGACTACGAGATCGTGCAGCCGTTCCCGCAGCTCGGCCGGCCCGTCGATGCGCTGACCGATGCCGAGCGAGCGGCGAACAGACTGGACCGGGTCCGCGGCGTCACCGTGCGGACCGGCATGGTGCTGGGCCTGGAGCGGCGCGGCTGGAGGCGCGGCCAAGCGAAGGACGCGGGCGTGCAGGAGGAGATGGTCTGGACCGTACCGGATGGCCTCTCGATCACCCTCGACGCGCAGCCCGGCTTCCCGGTCATGACACCGGGCGAGTGGCCCGAGCAGACCCTCGGCAGCGTCTGGACGGACTCCGGGGTGCGCTTCGGTGACCTCGACGAGGTGACCGCCTCCGAGCTGCTGCTGGTTCTGAACGAGCTGAAGGCCGACGCGCGTTGA